The Elgaria multicarinata webbii isolate HBS135686 ecotype San Diego chromosome 1, rElgMul1.1.pri, whole genome shotgun sequence genome includes the window TATTCCTAGTACTCATACCCCAGCAATGATCCAttcaattttatatttatatggCAGAGTtaggtgtaataaataaacactgtGGATATTGAAGGTAGCTTTTAAAATTCTACTTTGCATATTCTAAAATAACTATTGGCTACCTAGGTCAGAGAGTGGAAATTTGGGAGAAATGAGATGCAATCTGGATTTAACAAGTGCAGTGGGGTAAAAGCTAAACAGGATCTGTGCAGATTCTTAGCTGGTTGtcattttttccagaaaaagcATTCCTACATTAGGGCTTTCTTGTTGTGGTTGACATtttctacttggatggctgatatTTTGTGGATGGAGATGTATTAGAGTATTGTGCTTATGCTTCAAGAGAGAGCAGAAAAGTCTGCCTGCTTATTAGGACATAAAATCAAGGACAATCTGTGATGCTTCTTGGCAAAATGGTCTTACTTCGCCTTCCTGTGTTTAAGCATGGATGTTATTGGAAAGCTACTGCATGTTCCCTTATAGTTCAGAGTTTTGTTCTTGGGTCTCTGCTCTGTCTAGTGAAGGAAGAGTTGTAATGCTTTTCTAGCTTCTGCTCCAAGTGGATTTGCACGTGTGTGTTGTAGTCCAGACATTTGTGATAGATAGAATAACAATTTTTATGTTTTGTGCGTGTGTTGGGAGTATTTTCACTGATCTCAGAGCGCTGGAAACTCATTACCAGGAAGATGATGGGGTGTGAAATTTCAGGCATCTGACTTCTCTTTCTTCAAGTGGCCATAAAAGCATAATTTTTAAGGAATCAACTGTTATTAACTTACTGGTTGAAAACATAACTCCTAGGCACATTAATGTGTGCCTCAGTGCATTTCTCCATCCTGATAGCTGCTTGATAAAAGAGATGCTCAATTGTTGCTCTAAAACAGGTGATACATAATGTCTGGTTTTGACCTTGCCTGGTTTGGGGGATTTCCGCATTTGGTGGAGTTTTTGTTTTGGGTCAGGCAAGCATTCAGGCTGCGCTCCCACACATATGCTTCCAGGAAGAAGTTCatttgaatacaatgggactgaTTTCAAAGTAGACAGGCATAGAATTACGCTGTTAATGTGGGTAATGGATTGATCACAAGATTGAGTTTTATAAACGTTTCATGTCTAGAGTTTACCAAGTGATCTTGAATCAAGTGATCAAGTTTTTCCTGACAGAAGTCGTCCAGCAGGAATGGACAGAAACCTGCATTGCCAGAGgttaggaatgctgagagttgaagtccaaaacatctggagatctttttttttgcccacctctgtccttgtgcagctcttccatcttctttttcattaaatttctgcagtaagagaaaatatggaagaagtgatggggaaaatacaggagggttatgagtagAAGTTGCCATCTACTTCCCACCCCattaaattctatgaatgaggcatggTGGTAGCACTATaaatgcctcatctggaagctcCCACAGTGGACCAAACTCTTTAAAAATGAGTATTTAGAACAACGATAAGAAATACCTTTGCCTAGTCTGAGTGCTTCCTTTGCGCTAGTCTCAGTGACCAAGGGCtgattagtttgtttgttttttggctgtAAAAATAGTATAGTTCCACGTCTTgttgagagagagaagcaaaatgtGTTCTTCTACTGTTTGCTCTACTTACACCATGATGTGTGTCGACAGCTTTTccattatgaatgaatgaaggggCATGATTGGGATCATATATAGGTGAACGTTCTATTTATCAGGCAACACTGTCTCTCAATCACTGCTAGACATTGGAAACCATGCTGACTGCACTGAAGAAGGGCAAAAAAATAAACCAGGAAGAAATGCCGCCACCTGTAGGATCAGGGAAGAGCTCTTTGACCACACCACAAGCCACGCATCATAATGATTTGCCTGAGAGTTCAGATGATCATGATGAAGGAACAgtaccggaggaggaggagaagggaggctgTGCTACAGCCCATGAATTAAAGGACCCCAGTGATCTGGAACAGTCAGTGAGCCTAACTGCTCTCCAGGGCCAGGATGGAGATGTAGATGCTCTGGGAATAGGTACCACTTCTGAAAACAGTAAGTAGTTTTAGTATGGCCTTTCCCCATGCAGCATCCCCATTCTGCAACCATTCAAAAAATATCCCATTTTGCTGCTTGTTTCTTCCAGGGAGGTGGGCCAGACTAGGAAGGAATTATTGTTCTTCATGGTGTCTATAGGAGATGTTTTATTGGCTAACTTTATTGTCTGACTTTTAATTCAGATTCCTCAAGTCTTGGCACACGAGCACTGCTTGTGATGAGAGAGAAGGAGTATAAGTTAGCAGCACTGAAAGCCAAACAGAGAGGTGATCTCGAGAAAGCGAAAGAATATATGAGAACTGGTAAGGTGAGGTTCCATTCTTCATAAGCCCAGGCAGCTTTCAGCAAACCAGAATTTGAGGTACTAGAATATTTCCTCCTCTGGAAGTGAACTTACAAGTGACTTTCACCGTGGGATTCGGCATCCCTGCAGTGAATTTCCCTCCTCGAGCGTACCATGACAGCTTGCTGTATGAGTTGGAGCTGTTGCATTGTGAGTCTCTAGTCTCTTCCAACAGCCTCCATGGAGCTGAATCAGGGATGGAGAAGATCAGAGTAATGGTCCTGTCTTATACTGTAAGCTCTGCTTCATGAAATCCTGGAAAAGCGGGAAGGAGTGCTGATTACCATGGTGAAAATAATTTACAGTCCAGTACTTGGTTCTTTTCCTATTAGGGGACAAACTCCGTCTCATTGCGTCGCAAACATTAATACAATCATGCAATAAAAAATTCACATTGTCACCAGATAAATCAAATTATGCTTCAAATTAGAGAATTTTGTCTAAATGGGCATTGACCTCCCTACTTTATTCTAGATATGATGAAATTTGGAATTGCTAGCAAATACAGAGATAATTGAAGTGCAAGGGAGAGATTATGCACAGGATGAGGCTGAATGATAGGAAGAGTGGGCCTAGGGGCTGCAGGCATTCATCTTGCTGACCTCTTGGaagcccattcccccctccccttgattttttaaaaatcataaacttaCAATAAATGGTGAGATTTTCTTTGCCACTAAAATTTTGAGAATGTCTTATTTTACATGGAAGTAGTTCTGCAGGATTCTAAAAACACCCGAAAGCACTGTTCTGTGAATTGTCATGAAATCGAGGGCGTCTAGATCTTCCGATAGTAATCAGTATTTGCTGGCCTGGCCTTTCTATTTCAGAAATTTAGCATGGTTCTAGAAGCACTGGACAGTGGGCAGCCAATAGACCTCAGGGATATGCCTCCACCTCCACCAGGTAAAATTACACAGATGAATTACCTTTCCACTTCTATACAATAACAAAAGGGATAACACTGGGTAACATAAAAAGGATGTTTGCTGTGTACAGTATGACTGTGctagtgtcatgtgaacctaccTGGGTTTTTCCTTGTGAGTAGATATAAACCACTACCTCAGTTTACTGTCCATGTTACACTGTGATTTTGGTTGGGAATTCTTACATTTCTAGGTTTTGGTAGCAAATTGATGTGGTTCTtatctttatttatatatatttatacagaGCATCAGACCTGCTTGGACAATCAACATATTTCTAAAGGAATTATAGGGACAGATTAGGGTGCTCAATTGACATTTCTTCATGTGGTCCTATTCTAACAATGGGATCATTGGGGTTAGGTATTTGGTGATGTTAAAGTTGTTCCCATTGAAGACAGTGACCTCAACAGTTCAGAATTTTTGTTGGATCTTGTTGAATTATGTTGCCAGGTTCTATTTCTTTGCCACTTTCTTGCCTTTTATGAAACCTCGTCTGAAATTCTCTTCCcttttataacattttttttctcagAACTCGAAAGCCCAGAAAAGATGCAGCTTCCTTCAGAACCAACTCCATCTATACCTGTGGAAACTTCCCAGCCTGTGACCACACCAGATCCTCAAGGTAATGAAGTTTTTAGGTAAGACGTGTTTAAAGCTGGAGGGCTCTCTTGTGAGATTGGTTATATAGATTAGGAGCACAGCACCAGTGAGAGATGGATGATGGGTtaaagcaggaatggggaacctatagcaaattgggggggtggggaatcccaaTCTGGCCTGCCAGCTTCTTCCCCAAGATCTAGCAGCTGATTGAAGTTGAGGGCTTTTCCCTGCCCAGTGTTGGGAAAAGCTCCCTTTCTTAGTGCTGAACATGGAAAATCGTGCACACACCCCAAGCTGATCAGCTGCAGAGGaaatggtgtgcatgtgtgtttgcatGTTGTATGTGTCTGTGTAAATGCTGTATGTGAGAAACAGCATTTGGACACACCTCCTTTAAGCTCTGACCACAACCACCATTATTATGTGGCCCCCAGGAGGCTTGTCAAGTGGAAGTCCAACCTGGAAAACACTACCATCCCCCAGGGGAAAGTGAAAGAAACGGGTACATATTTCATGGTTGAGCTCACCTGATACGTTCTTTGAATCTCTTTCAAAGGTTCCCTGCAACAGCCAAAAACAGTGCTAGAAGCTTTGCAGCAGAGGTTGGAGAAatacaaagcagcagcagctcaagCCAAAGCAAGCGGAGATGGTCGGAAAAGCAGGATGCACGAGAGGATAGCCAAGGTTAGTGGCGGGAGGAAGAGCTAGCTTGCTGCCAGCAAAAGTCCCTTGGTATCGCGGCTTGTTGCGAGTCTCTAATGCCGTCTTCCCTGACCTGGCGCCTTTCAGATTTTTGGGATTACAACTAATCTGGCCATCGGCTattctggctggggcagatgggagttgtagtctaaaacatctggagaaaactAGGTTGGAGAACACTATTCTGATATGATACAGGCGCAACAATGGCTTTTATGATCTCTCATAAATGTGTTTTTTGTAAAAGTCACCAAGTATATCCCATATCTTTTAGGTACGAAAGTCTGGTTACACACTGAGGCTGCATTCCCATACCAAAGTATCTGGGAGCTAGCTTCATTtatctcagtgggacttatttctgagtagacataggattgcactgtgatttACGTTAATCATGAAACTGAATTCACAAAGAACATGGAGGATATTCTTTCGCAAAACAAGCACAGTGGCAATGAACGTTTTACCTGACGAAAGCTTTACAGGTCCGGGCTACATATTATTGTGTCTGGAGAGTTCATTAAATATGATAACCTTTTTGTAGGGAAGGTGTATAGACTGTGGACAGCAAATGAATGACAAACCTGTATTTATTGCTCCCCCAGCAAGAAAAGAAGTTCTCTGTTCTAATCAGAATATCTCATTACAGCAATACCAGGATGCCATAAGAGCCCATAAAGCAGGCAGGAAAGTGAATTTTGCTGAACTTCCAGTTCCCCCTGGTAAGTGTGTGCCTGTCAGGGTTGTGTGGTGTTATGTGAAATATCCTAGCATAAGCACTTTCCCTAATGCATTTGCCAGAAATGCTTCAGCAGAGTTCCTCCTACTCTTCTCTGTCAGAAGTCTTGGTTGGCTCCATGACAACTCTACAGAATGTGCTGTACAACTGCTTATTGTTATTGATAAACTTTCATCAAGTTGTATGGTGTTCAAACTCCGGCATCTCCATGCTGAACTAGATCTACCAATGATCTAACTTGGtacaaggtagcttcctatgttcctataatgATGGCTGTTGCCATTACCTTTATGTTGGGAGAGCATCTTGAATGGCAAGTTAAAATGAACTGTTCTAACAAAGTAAAACGTTTGAAATTCTTGCTTGCCTGGAGATGTTTATTGGCAGGAATTTTGAAACTCATGGAACTATCCCAGCTAACATTTCCTGTTTAGtagttgccattttaaaaaaattatttatggaGATCAGAACTAACAGCGCCGTGACTGGAGGAAAAAATGGTCTTTTGGGAATAAACGTTGCAAAACAGATTTTGAAATGCTTTGGCTGTATATTTCATATTGCTAATTTTGAAGGATGGGTTTATAAcattagaatttaaaaacaaaagaagggtGGGGTATCTCTAGTCATGAGTGTAGGACAGGTAGGTGAAAATTGTAAGGAGGGACAGAAAGTCTTGCGCCCAGAATGCCCTGCAGCACTGATATGAGGATGCTGCCCTTCGTATAAAGCTGTGGATACATGATACAATTCCTGATTTTCACGTTCAATATTTCCCTGTTTGATTTATTCTAAACTTCTGATTACTCGACTGGGAGAAGAAAGGCCTCAGTAGGAGCCTACATTCATGTCTGTCCTTTCAACCTGCTTGCCTAGTTACAAAAGTTGGAGACAGCGTTTTTGCCTTCTATTGGCCAACCATTGTAATCCATAGTCAGAGCTTTCCAATCTTGGCCCTTTTGAATACAGCTAGAATTTCGTAgtcacttaaaaaataaaatctggctagtgctataataaatgtttcattttctttctcttttcaggATTCCCTCCAATTCCTGGAATGGCTCCTGCAGATGATGATGGTACAGTCGCTGCAGTGCTGGAAAGTGCTAATAGGCTGgttaagatggaggaagaggagaatgataaagaggaggaggaggaggaagaggtgtgtTTATGTCTTAATCCAGGGGTGCAGCCCAACCAATAGCTGTTTTTAGTGCCCCCTTGTGTCACCTTACTGGCCAAATGTGTTGCTGCAGCGGCAAAACCCGCAGCAATTCTGAATGGAAACAAGGAGtgcgtggggggaggggcagagtcACTTTTTTGGAAGCCTCTCAGAAGATGATCCTTCTTGGAAACCAGGCTTTTGGCACACCTTGTTTCCATACAAAATCATTGTGTTTGGGGGTGCTACTCCTGCAGCAGCAAATTCGGCTTCCACACCAGCAGCAAATTCAGTGTGGCTGGGATGTGGCACCTGATGGGTCGGGGGAGCAATGTGCCCCCCCAGCCCCAGATATTGCTCACTCCTATCTTAACACAGTAGTTCCTCCGGGCTTTCTTTGGTTTTAGCCCTTGTCACAGAAGCACTTTTTGCTTTTGTTAAGGTTAGTTATTACTGTTGATCCCCTAATACTAGTATCTTCGCCACTTAATTCACAGGTTTTGTGTTGGGTTCCCAGTACCAGCTTGCCGCCTGTCCAGCCATGTACTGCAATAGCCCTTTAGACAATGGAGTACATTCTGTTAAAGATCACCTAACGATGATGATTCTAGAGCTGCCATTAAGATGTTTCTCAACATCTTAGTTACTTTGTAATTCCTGCGATGTTGAGTCATTCCCATGTCTTTGCAAAATCGAGAATTTCTGCATGTCAGCAGGCAGTCGGTCTCTGCTTCTCCGCGACACCAGAGCAGATGGCTGCTGTAATGGGATCCATTTGTGTAACAGCAGTCACCGATTCTGGGTCTTGTATATGGATTTCATGCACACTCTAATCAATTTCCTTTTGATCCCGCTAGGGTGAGTCTTCCACACAGGCTCCAGCTGCCAAGAAGCCCACCCAGCTGCCTAAGAAACCAGTGCAAGTTGTACAACCACTAACGGTGCCATCTGCTATAATGCAGGGAGAGACCTCGCCAGAAAAAGATGATTCTCTGTCCTCCCCTGTAACAGCACCAGAGAAATCTGCACCTGTTGAACAACTCTCTCCAGTTGGTAAGGACTCAAGGGCCGGCAAAGCATCTGATGTGGAAATACTTAAAGCACTGTGTTATTTTACCTATGCTGGGGTAGAACGATGATATTTTTATATGCTTAAAAGACGATAGAAAGGACTGGGGGAGGTGATGGTTCACTGCAGCCATTGGATGATAGGACAAAATCTAATAAGTATGCAGTGAGTACATTTAAATAGGCACTTTATAGTTGGAGCCTTTGGAACACGGTCTCTGGTGTCACTAAGAAGATGCAGGTGCAACTATTACTTAGCCAAGATTAAGTAGCattttgtctgcctcctgagaagTTCATTCACACACACTAACAGTGTTCCACAGAGAGAAGTTCCATCTTTGCACTGTAGTAAGTGCATGAACTCTGATGGCAATCTTCCGTTTGGGAAAAAAAACATGACTGCCTTTAGGCTAGctctctttttctgcttttcagaGCTTGTAAGAGCTGGTGCATGTCTGCTGGACATGAGACCCTAAAGATGTATTAAGGGTTTAGTGTAAGATCTTGCCTCCCTGataattttccattttccatgtctcttcccccacccgcccGCACCTTGTCCCAAACAAAGTTTGGGACAAATACAGTTCAGCTATTCCAGCTGAGCCAAAGCCTGGTGCGTAGGCTTATCTAATTGATTTCGATTTGGATGACTAGGCACATTGCACACAGTGGCAGAGTTCTGCCAGCCTTGCTGTGAGGATGGAAAGTAGGCATCAGTGTTGCACTTTTCTCTCTGTGCTGTTAAGAGCATATTCTGTACATCCCTGTGATGACAAGAGCTCTCCCATAATCATTCGTGTGTTTGCTTATACCATTGCTACAGTGTTGTATGTGGAGTGGCTTGTCTTTGTGTGCAGAGTGGGAATACGGAAAACAGAAAATGAGAGTGCACTCTTTCCTTCTTTGCTAGCATGTAAAAATATGAGGAATTGGCTTTTCCATCTCCTCAAATTAGCTTGATGCAAAACTTTATGAAGGGCTTtgatctctctcttttaaaaacagcaacagccgaGAAGTGAAAAGGGGAACAAGGGGTCATCTTGCTGAACTTTCTGTCATAAGGCAGGATCTTCCCACCAGATCAGCTGATGTAATCCAGCTCTCAGGTGCCACAAGCACTGCAGTATAGTGCTTAAGAAGCAAATTGTGCAAGAGGAGTCTCTCAAACACACCAAGCTCTACATTGTAGGGGAGTTAAAATTGGAACAGGGTGGTCACTGGCAAATCTGATCCAGACATGGTTTCTTTCCTGATCCCAAATAATGGCTATCGCTGGCCATTACAAAAACCCTGCTGGTTTAGAGCAAAGGTCCAGCTAGTCCAATGATTTGCCAGCCAGATGCTTCAAGGAAGCCCAGAGCCAGGGTGtgaaggcaacagccctctccctgttgctccccagcaagtggtatccTGCCTTTGAACCTGGAGGTCCCAAGTAGGCATTGTGGCTAATAGCTATGGAAAGAGCTCTTCTCCAAAGAAAGGGAATGTGTAAACATGCACCAGTACATCCCAGTGAAAACTAGACTTGGCTTTATCTCCACCCTGTCAAGTCCTTCTCCTGATGCTACTCAGTCACATTGCTTTAGGATTAATGGTGTGTGCTGGGCACTGTACAGACATGATGGTCCTATTTCAAAGGTCTTATATCATCTCCAATGTGATTTGAGTATGCCATGATTCATGGTTGGTTTTGAAACCCTATGGGTCCTTGTGAACCTCTCCCGGTCCTACTCATCATCTTCCATCAGCATAAAAATGATATGCTAGATGTATAGTGCGCCATCTGACAACATCTCTTTGGCTTTAACCTCTGTTCTTATAACCAGAAGTCCCCTGTTGGGCCACATGACAGTCTGAAAGGTGTTGTTTGTTTAGTAAGTTAAATAGTTTTGTTTCTTTGCAGCTACAGAGCAACTTGAATTTCTGGAGAGTAGAAAGAAACAGTACTTAAAGGCTGCAGTCCaggcaaagaagaaaaatgatCTTGAACGAGCAAAGGTGTACTTGAGAACAGCTAAGAGCTTGGACCCAAAGATTGAGCTGGCAAAAAATGGCAAGTCAGTCGACATTTCCAAGGTTAGCAGAGAGACCCTAACTGGTATTTTGTGGAGGAGGCACCATCCATGCTGCCTTATATCACCTGATGCCCTTTGTTGCTGTTAAACACACCCTTTGTGGATTTATCTCAAAAcatcttattgattgattgattgattgcacttatataccgctcccatagccagggctctctggggggtttacagaaAACCCTAAAACATCTTGTTCTACATTAAAGAGACATCCTTTTCCTTGGTTGATCCAGATGACAGTCTTGTACTATTTATCTTTCTGGAAGTTATCCTACTTTTGCTCCTTATGTTATAggagccttttctttttttttatttatcttttgaaATGCTAGATCTGTTCAGAATATCCCAATCACTTTAGAtatgtttatagaatcatagaacagtagagttggaaggggcctgtaaggccatcgagtccaaccccctgctcaatgctttaATATTTCTTCAGCTAATTCCTGAACCTGTCTGCTTGACTATCCCAGAACACAGCCACTTCTTACCCTGCCTTGCTTATGGGCACACAGTCATTGGTGCCCAAATTCAACTGTGCCCAAATTCAGGATTATTTTAGCAGGCAGAGGTTGCAGGTTGCTGGGGCTTAAAAAAGGGGCCTGCAATTCTGGGAGCAGAAGGCACACACATGTAGATGAATTATTGGCTAAATGCATAAGCCTCCCTTGCCCTGAGGAACTCAGAGCCACTTTTTTGTCACACCACCAATCTAAGTGGTAGATTGTATTGGGAGAAAGTAACCCTGTGGGCTTGAAACCTGAATGACTACTTGACCCTGTGCTTTTCACTcccaagtccagcattctagcATTTGTTTCCACCTAGCTCAAACTACTGGGACAGAGTGGGACTAAAATGAAATCCAACATGAGTGCTGTGAATTCAGCCTaaggaaaatgttttcctttggaTATGTGCCATTGAAACAAGTTATAGGATAAAATTCACAATGACTGTTCGTAGTAACAAACTTCGTCACTAGACAGCTACCTCCGTTTTCATATAGGTGGATCACGGCGGTGTTGGGCGTTCCAGGCAGTTGCATGTAAAGTTGACTTTCTCCTTGCTATGATTTAGAGGCCCCAGAAAATGAGCTTATTGACACCAAATGTCAGCCCTGTATGAATCCCGGGTGAAGAAGCTTTGCTTGTTGCCCTTTGCTtgtttcctcccctgcccgcttTGATCTGCTCTGAGTGGGTCTCACTCTGTTGATGCTGGCCTCTTTTCTATTCTCAGTTACCATTTTCTCTCCGGGGAAACTTTGACATGTTTTGTGTATTGCTGTACAGCTGCCTTCACCTCCTACAGATGACGAGGGTGACTTTATCTTCATACATCATGAGGATGTCAGACTCTCTCAGAAAGCAGAAGAGGTTTACACACAGCTCATCAAGCTACTGAGAGACCAGCATGAGGTAGGtagaggtgtgtttgtgtgtgtgtgtgagagagagagagagcaagcaagagagagactctttcctgtttctttaaccAAGAATCCTGTAGCAGACGTAGGAGTCCCTGTGTACTTCACACTGGCTTATTTTGCACATAACGCTAAACAATGATTTAGCTGCAAACCTTGGCGGTCAGGTGCTCCCTTCTGTTTTCTCTTCCTCTGGTGCAGTGGTGAGGAGGAAAAGGTTCCACCCTTAATAGCAGCCCAGAAAGAATTTTAGTTAAATAAATGcatctttttccatttttaaactaACTTGCATCCAAATGTGGAACTCTGGCTGGCCTAAGTTATGGTTTGTTTAAACATGCCGGGGgcaaagcatagtataaaatcaGGTTGTTAAAAGCCAGGGTCGTAAATTCATCAAGAGTTCCTATGCCCAGTTAGGCTGTAATGGGGATCAGTAGTTTAAAAGTAGATGTTGGATTTCCTGCTTGCGGTCACACTGGAAGaggagagtgggggtgggggtgagggtgaggCTTGCTGTTGCTTGTGCACATAGCGCCAAACTGGGAGAGTTTGCAGGGGAGGATTTTGGAGGGGTCCTGATGGAGTAAGTACGTTTATTTGCatgcaaggggttggactcgatggccttataagccccttccatctctactattctataattctatgcttgcagaaaggatgaggaaggaggggtgtgtgtgtaggcatgCTTGGATGGATGATGATGACTGGCTGTCGGCATGTGGGGGCTTGTGggaatgagttggctggcagaggtgggggagagggaagaagtgAAATATGTTTTTGTTGATGCTAAAAACTGGGTTCAAAGCTGTTTTTATATGTTGCAGCTCAGAGCCcagctctgccttgtacttcgtcttttgggcaggttacctGACCTTTGTGATTACCTGTGACTCCATGGTGGTcatcttgtggtggtgcccagatgATTTCTCAGATTGCCAAAAGTGCACACAGGCCCATGAtctattctttccttttttccagaATTTAGCAATTCTGAATTCTTAATCTGCTCTCATGTCTTAATCTGTGGCTTATATAAATCTCTTGGGCTATGTGGATAAGTGTGACTGCACAGTACTGTTCTTtttaattagtgtgtgtgtgtttaactgttTAAAATGTACAGTTCTTCCAGTGGACAAACTGTAAAAGTGCTGTGTAACACACAATGCCTCCCTTCATCTCCCTTTAAGAAATTTTCAAAGGGAATTTGTGGTTGACATTCGTTTTGTTCTTTTCTGTTAATAGAAATGTGTGCAATATTCCAAGCAGTTCATGCATCTGGGAAATGTAACTGAAACATCCCGGTAGGTTTATAGTTCGAGATAACCTATAGCATAAAAGAATGTGGAGCTTAATAGAAACTTCATTCGGGAGAAACTCTGTGATTGAATTTTGCTTTCTTGCTCCAGGTCTAATTTAACTTTCTGTAGTTTCTTCCCCCTAAGTCTGTAAATTTGGAAAGGAGAACATGTGACCTTTCTGATGATGTTAGACTACAGATCCCATCGTCCCTGGCAAATAGCCAttttgactggggctgatgggagttgggagttcaaCAACATTGGGAGCGTCACAGGTTCCCTCTCCCAGCTGTTAAGTGTAACTTGGTGCTCTCAGCTTGAGACACTTAGAGGTATTTGTTCAGGCACACTTCGTTCACCACTGTTCTTAGCTTTCAGCACGTTAGTCTGGATCTTGTTGGTTAACCTGTAGCATAGCTGGTATTTGGGGCAGGAAACCATAATTAATAGCCTCTGAGGTCCTTTAggtgcttctagacaaggcttttattacaCAATGACActtcctcattcatggaattttacctTGGGGGGGTGTTGTCCagatgttgtcttccatttgtagccctcctgggTTTTCCTACTCCtcccatcctttttcttaccatagaaaatctgttaagaaggaAAAGACTGAGTAGCTACACAGTGGCCGTGTTCAGACGATCAGTGGGAGAAACAACGCAGTTTGGGTTGTCTCCCTTTCCCTTGTGTGTGCCGGTATCTCCGGAATTACCCACACTCCTCTGATCCCAGCACATGGTGTGGCGTGGCggcttctcacccaccccacaacccctactGCCAGCCATGTGTTGTAGAGTGGGTAAGAAGCCATCCCTCTTGCGTGGCTTCTTGCCCACCTCAAAGGACATGTAATCCGCAACATGGGTAAATAGGGAAATGCCAGTCGCAGG containing:
- the CC2D1B gene encoding coiled-coil and C2 domain-containing protein 1B codes for the protein MLGRRPRKSPQVKGQAAAAAKQLGLFVDFNPEEMMLDLEDDGDLEAELAAITGENMPAGKTKPKGKAPLPMDHIEKMAAECMKDLNEEDDEGLEEDTELLAELQEVLGEEDGGESSERETETMEESPEATEQHTQMTPASSGLQQTIEERITNYKAAISNAKEAGEGAKVRRYERGLKTLETMLTALKKGKKINQEEMPPPVGSGKSSLTTPQATHHNDLPESSDDHDEGTVPEEEEKGGCATAHELKDPSDLEQSVSLTALQGQDGDVDALGIGTTSENNSSSLGTRALLVMREKEYKLAALKAKQRGDLEKAKEYMRTGKKFSMVLEALDSGQPIDLRDMPPPPPELESPEKMQLPSEPTPSIPVETSQPVTTPDPQGSLQQPKTVLEALQQRLEKYKAAAAQAKASGDGRKSRMHERIAKQYQDAIRAHKAGRKVNFAELPVPPGFPPIPGMAPADDDGTVAAVLESANRLVKMEEEENDKEEEEEEEGESSTQAPAAKKPTQLPKKPVQVVQPLTVPSAIMQGETSPEKDDSLSSPVTAPEKSAPVEQLSPVATEQLEFLESRKKQYLKAAVQAKKKNDLERAKVYLRTAKSLDPKIELAKNGKSVDISKLPSPPTDDEGDFIFIHHEDVRLSQKAEEVYTQLIKLLRDQHEKCVQYSKQFMHLGNVTETSRFEKLAQNCKKDLDILQLAQAQGLDPPSHHFEERTFKIVRIFSELNSTEMHLIIVRGINLPAPPGVAPNDLDAFVKFEFHYPNSEQAQKSKTSVVKNNNCPEYDQLFKLNINRNHRGFRRAIQAKGIKFEIFHKGSFFRSDKQVGTAHLKLDKLESECEIREIIEVLDSRKPTGGKLEVKVRLREPLSGQDLQTITENWLILEH